A genome region from Micromonospora peucetia includes the following:
- a CDS encoding TIGR03936 family radical SAM-associated protein → MVQRVRIRYAKRGPLRFTSHRDFARAFERALRRAGVPIAFSQGFTPHPKISYASAAPTGVASEAEYLEIGLREQVDPAELRAALDAALSPGLDVLDAVVAAGGSLADRIEASHWRIELPEVDPAVLQRAVATFAAADEVLVERMTKQGQRTFDARAAVMRIDVIVSPETPSEAPAVPCAILELVVRQVTPSVRPDDVLSGLRVVADLEPPVSPRVIRLAQGTLTAQDAIADPLDADRGGATIGER, encoded by the coding sequence GTGGTCCAGCGGGTTCGGATCCGGTACGCCAAGCGTGGCCCGCTGCGCTTCACCTCGCACCGGGATTTCGCCCGGGCGTTCGAGCGGGCGCTGCGCCGGGCGGGCGTGCCGATCGCCTTCTCCCAGGGCTTCACCCCGCACCCCAAGATCTCGTACGCCAGTGCGGCCCCGACGGGCGTGGCGAGCGAGGCCGAGTACCTGGAGATCGGCCTTCGCGAGCAGGTCGATCCGGCGGAGCTGCGTGCCGCGCTGGACGCCGCGCTCTCGCCCGGGCTCGACGTGCTCGACGCCGTCGTAGCCGCCGGCGGAAGTCTCGCCGACCGGATCGAGGCGTCACACTGGCGCATCGAGCTGCCCGAGGTCGACCCGGCCGTCCTGCAACGGGCGGTTGCCACCTTCGCCGCCGCCGACGAGGTACTGGTCGAGCGGATGACCAAGCAGGGACAGCGCACCTTCGACGCCCGGGCGGCGGTGATGCGCATCGATGTGATCGTGTCGCCGGAGACGCCTTCCGAGGCCCCGGCCGTACCGTGTGCGATACTCGAACTGGTCGTGCGGCAGGTCACCCCCTCCGTGCGGCCCGATGACGTCCTTTCCGGCCTCCGCGTGGTGGCCGACCTGGAGCCGCCGGTCTCGCCGAGGGTGATCCGGCTGGCACAGGGCACGCTGACCGCGCAGGATGCGATCGCGGATCCGTTGGACGCGGACCGCGGCGGGGCAACCATCGGTGAACGCTGA
- the rpmA gene encoding 50S ribosomal protein L27 produces MAHKKGASSSRNGRDSAAQRLGVKRFGGQVVSAGEILIRQRGTKFHPGDLVGRGGDDTLFALSAGSVQFGTKRGRKTVSIVPQQ; encoded by the coding sequence ATGGCTCACAAAAAGGGTGCGTCCAGCTCGCGCAACGGCCGTGACTCGGCGGCGCAGCGACTCGGCGTGAAGCGCTTCGGTGGTCAGGTCGTCAGCGCGGGTGAGATTCTCATCCGTCAGCGTGGCACCAAGTTCCACCCCGGTGACCTGGTCGGCCGCGGCGGAGACGACACGCTCTTCGCGCTGTCCGCCGGTTCGGTCCAGTTCGGCACCAAGCGCGGTCGCAAGACCGTCAGCATCGTGCCGCAGCAGTAG
- a CDS encoding GNAT family N-acetyltransferase: MLIESRPVTDPEIDALVIAQQRELREADGGLDGQATVTHDGIRYLVVVADGRAVACGGIQAFDAVTGEVKRMYVHPAYRGRGLARQLLTALEELAFQQGYAEVRLETGTYLPAARGLYTSSGYEPIPVYGEYVGNPYSVCFAKRLRVPA, from the coding sequence ATGCTGATCGAGTCACGCCCCGTCACCGATCCGGAAATCGACGCCCTGGTCATCGCCCAGCAGCGCGAGTTGCGGGAGGCCGACGGCGGGCTGGACGGCCAGGCGACCGTCACCCACGACGGCATCCGCTACCTGGTGGTGGTCGCCGACGGGCGGGCGGTCGCCTGCGGCGGGATCCAGGCGTTCGACGCGGTCACCGGTGAGGTGAAGCGGATGTACGTCCACCCGGCGTACCGGGGGCGGGGCCTCGCCCGGCAGTTGCTGACCGCGTTGGAGGAACTGGCCTTCCAGCAGGGGTACGCGGAGGTCCGCCTGGAGACCGGCACGTACCTGCCGGCCGCGCGCGGGCTCTACACCTCCAGCGGATACGAGCCGATCCCGGTCTACGGCGAGTACGTCGGCAATCCGTACAGCGTCTGCTTCGCGAAGCGGCTGCGCGTGCCGGCCTGA
- a CDS encoding Rne/Rng family ribonuclease has translation MLENEPEGGERTGSQPADETADNNSTVENVAGAEIATGVADVGTSGAEQAPAAPVRRRTTRRRATPLNQPEQTEAPVEASTAPVPGSAEAPQAEVLAPVSGDLDAAPKATRRRRKATTAKAAEDTTAQPTEPAAQGVDAAGDAPVAAEQAPAEPAVPPVKATRTRRKKAVPAAAEPAAETPTEVAGPPGTTPGEVAEQPPAAAGSEPEAGTGFGAAAPPAAVSGAQSRSGEVPPGVAVTPPAEEEPAVEPEPRTRRRRAALSAPTVLFMAPQPEDVPVVRVVAPAPAPAPAPEPAPEPEEPAAEEQVEPARRRRRGRRDVEAVEVVEPEAPAEEAVEDEDEDEDEDEDESAAARRRRRRGRRGRGRGKGGAEDAEDEESEESAQAEAEEPEGDEDEEAEGGDALTRRRRRRRRRGAGDVEAGADDGVPTVVKIREPRKTVDEVQGVSGSTRLEAKRQRRRDGREQRRTRPPILSESEFLARREAVDRVMAVRQRGDRTQIAVLEDGVLVEHYVTRNSSGTMAGNVYLGKVQNVLPSMEAAFVDVGRGRNAVLYAGEVNWDTTGLEGRARSIEQALRSGDSVLVQVTKDPIGHKGARLTSHIALSGRHLVYVPHGNASGISRKLPDTERKRLRDVLKKLVPDGAGVIVRTAAEGASEDELARDVKRLQAQWEDIQAKAAEGGAPVLLYGEPDLVIRVVRDLFNEDFRELVIEGEQSYDMVESYLSHVSPDLVARLRRHVGTADVFAEYRIDEQIIKGLDRKVFLPSGGSLVIDRTEAMTVIDVNTGKYTGSGGNLEETVTRNNLEAAEEIVRQLRLRDIGGIVVIDFIDMVLESNRELVLRRLTECLGRDRTKHQVTEITSLGLVQMTRKRIGAGLLEAFSETCECCKGRGLVVHTEPVPEKPRPGTTGAGEKVKAVASAVAAPAAEQVASPSRRRARKTAPAERTVAEVTETDVDTAPDTGYHDTMGYDLSRYEADTTAAPEIADSQTGESARLAAPDDPDALSDADGDESEGAAGRRRSRRSGARRRTRP, from the coding sequence ATGCTCGAGAACGAGCCCGAGGGCGGCGAACGGACCGGTTCACAGCCGGCCGACGAGACCGCTGACAACAACAGCACCGTCGAGAACGTCGCCGGGGCGGAGATCGCCACCGGCGTCGCCGACGTCGGAACCAGCGGGGCCGAGCAGGCCCCGGCCGCACCGGTCCGGCGGCGCACCACCCGGCGGCGGGCCACGCCGCTGAACCAGCCGGAGCAGACCGAAGCGCCGGTCGAGGCGTCGACGGCGCCCGTGCCGGGCAGCGCCGAGGCGCCCCAGGCTGAGGTGCTCGCCCCGGTCTCCGGTGACCTCGACGCCGCACCGAAGGCGACGCGCCGCCGCCGCAAGGCCACCACCGCGAAGGCTGCCGAGGACACCACCGCGCAGCCCACGGAGCCCGCCGCGCAGGGCGTGGACGCCGCCGGAGATGCGCCGGTCGCGGCGGAACAGGCACCTGCCGAGCCGGCCGTGCCGCCGGTCAAGGCGACGCGTACCCGCCGGAAGAAGGCCGTTCCCGCTGCGGCCGAGCCGGCTGCGGAAACCCCGACCGAGGTCGCCGGCCCGCCCGGCACCACGCCCGGCGAGGTCGCGGAGCAGCCGCCGGCAGCCGCCGGCAGCGAGCCGGAGGCCGGCACCGGGTTCGGTGCCGCCGCCCCGCCCGCCGCCGTCAGCGGTGCGCAGAGCCGTTCCGGCGAGGTCCCGCCGGGCGTGGCGGTCACCCCGCCCGCCGAGGAGGAACCGGCCGTCGAGCCCGAGCCGCGCACCCGCCGCCGGCGAGCCGCGCTCTCCGCGCCCACCGTGCTCTTCATGGCCCCGCAGCCGGAGGACGTCCCGGTCGTCCGGGTCGTCGCGCCGGCCCCGGCCCCGGCCCCGGCACCTGAGCCGGCCCCGGAGCCGGAGGAGCCCGCCGCCGAAGAGCAGGTCGAGCCGGCGCGTCGTCGCCGTCGTGGCCGCCGCGACGTCGAGGCGGTCGAGGTCGTCGAGCCCGAGGCACCGGCCGAGGAGGCCGTCGAGGACGAAGACGAGGACGAAGACGAGGACGAGGACGAGAGCGCCGCGGCCCGCCGCCGGCGCCGGCGTGGCCGCCGCGGTCGCGGCCGGGGCAAGGGTGGCGCGGAGGACGCCGAGGACGAGGAGTCCGAGGAGTCCGCGCAGGCCGAGGCGGAGGAGCCCGAGGGCGACGAGGACGAGGAAGCCGAGGGCGGCGACGCGTTGACCCGTCGCCGTCGCCGTCGCCGTCGCCGGGGCGCAGGCGACGTCGAGGCGGGCGCCGACGACGGCGTGCCGACCGTCGTCAAGATCCGCGAACCGCGCAAGACCGTCGACGAGGTGCAGGGCGTCTCCGGCTCCACCCGGCTGGAGGCGAAGCGTCAGCGCCGCCGCGACGGTCGCGAGCAGCGCCGTACCCGGCCGCCGATCCTCAGCGAGTCGGAGTTCCTGGCCCGCCGGGAGGCCGTCGACCGGGTGATGGCGGTACGCCAGCGCGGCGACCGCACCCAGATCGCCGTCCTGGAGGACGGGGTGCTCGTCGAGCACTACGTCACCCGCAACTCCTCCGGCACGATGGCCGGCAACGTCTACCTCGGCAAGGTGCAGAACGTCCTGCCCAGCATGGAGGCGGCCTTCGTCGACGTCGGGCGCGGCCGCAACGCCGTCCTGTACGCCGGCGAGGTCAACTGGGACACCACCGGACTGGAGGGCCGGGCCCGCTCCATCGAGCAGGCGTTGCGCTCCGGCGACTCGGTGCTGGTGCAGGTCACCAAGGACCCGATCGGTCACAAGGGCGCCCGGCTGACCAGCCACATCGCGCTCTCCGGCCGGCACCTGGTCTACGTGCCCCACGGCAACGCCTCCGGCATCAGCCGAAAGCTGCCCGACACCGAGCGCAAGCGGCTGCGGGACGTGCTGAAGAAGCTGGTGCCGGACGGCGCGGGCGTGATCGTCCGGACGGCCGCCGAGGGCGCCAGCGAGGACGAGTTGGCGCGCGACGTCAAGCGACTCCAGGCGCAGTGGGAGGACATCCAGGCCAAGGCGGCCGAGGGCGGCGCCCCGGTGCTGCTCTACGGAGAGCCGGACCTGGTCATCCGGGTCGTCCGGGACCTGTTCAACGAGGACTTCCGCGAGCTGGTGATCGAGGGCGAGCAGTCGTACGACATGGTCGAGTCGTACCTGTCGCACGTCTCGCCCGACCTGGTCGCCCGGCTGCGCCGGCACGTCGGCACCGCCGACGTCTTCGCCGAGTACCGGATCGACGAGCAGATCATCAAGGGGCTGGACCGCAAGGTCTTCCTCCCCTCGGGTGGTTCGCTGGTGATCGACCGGACCGAGGCGATGACCGTCATCGACGTCAACACCGGCAAGTACACCGGCTCCGGGGGCAACCTGGAGGAGACGGTCACCCGGAACAACCTGGAGGCCGCCGAGGAGATCGTCCGGCAGCTCCGGCTGCGTGACATCGGCGGCATCGTGGTGATCGACTTCATCGACATGGTGCTGGAGTCCAACCGTGAGCTGGTGCTGCGCCGGCTGACCGAGTGCCTGGGTCGGGACCGCACCAAGCACCAGGTCACCGAGATCACCTCGCTCGGCCTGGTGCAGATGACCCGCAAGCGGATCGGCGCGGGGCTGCTGGAGGCGTTCAGCGAGACCTGCGAGTGCTGCAAGGGCCGGGGCCTGGTCGTCCACACCGAGCCGGTGCCGGAGAAGCCGCGCCCCGGCACCACAGGCGCGGGGGAGAAGGTCAAGGCGGTCGCCTCGGCCGTCGCCGCCCCGGCTGCGGAGCAGGTCGCCAGCCCGTCCCGGCGGCGGGCGCGCAAGACCGCACCGGCCGAGCGCACCGTGGCCGAGGTCACCGAGACCGACGTCGACACCGCCCCGGACACCGGATACCACGACACCATGGGCTACGACCTGTCCCGCTACGAGGCGGACACCACGGCCGCGCCCGAGATCGCCGACAGCCAGACGGGCGAGTCGGCCCGGCTGGCGGCCCCGGACGACCCGGACGCGCTGTCCGACGCCGACGGCGACGAGTCGGAGGGCGCTGCCGGTCGGCGCCGCTCCCGCCGCAGCGGCGCGCGGCGGCGTACCCGGCCGTGA
- a CDS encoding lysophospholipid acyltransferase family protein translates to MPLLYTIGKLTVAPALRLAFRPTVEGLEHIPQTGGAIFAGNHLSVADELFLGTVVPRHLAFWAKSEYFKGAGPKGALSKFVLTGLGAIPVERAGGRAALSAFDAAIPVLKAGDLVAVYPEGTRSPDGRLYRGRTGAARLAVGAGVPIIPVGMTGTDKAQPIGTRVPRPGRAKISIRFGKPLDFTGRPDDRTSLREMTDEVMAEIQKLTGQEYVPRYAPPRAHSTTPGDAPA, encoded by the coding sequence GTGCCCCTGCTCTACACCATCGGCAAGCTCACCGTGGCGCCCGCGCTCCGGCTGGCCTTCCGTCCGACCGTGGAGGGGTTGGAGCACATTCCGCAGACCGGGGGTGCGATCTTCGCGGGCAACCACCTCTCGGTCGCCGACGAACTGTTTCTCGGCACCGTGGTTCCCCGGCACCTGGCGTTCTGGGCCAAGTCGGAGTATTTCAAGGGCGCCGGCCCGAAGGGCGCCCTCTCCAAGTTCGTGCTCACCGGCCTGGGGGCCATCCCGGTCGAGCGGGCCGGCGGTCGCGCGGCGCTGTCCGCGTTCGACGCCGCCATCCCGGTACTCAAGGCCGGTGACCTGGTCGCGGTCTACCCGGAGGGGACCCGGTCGCCGGACGGCCGGCTCTACCGGGGGCGCACGGGCGCGGCCCGGCTGGCGGTGGGGGCCGGCGTGCCGATCATCCCGGTCGGCATGACCGGCACCGACAAGGCCCAGCCCATCGGCACCCGGGTGCCCCGTCCGGGCCGTGCCAAGATCAGCATCCGGTTCGGCAAACCGCTGGACTTCACCGGCCGTCCGGACGACCGCACATCGCTGCGCGAGATGACCGACGAGGTCATGGCCGAGATCCAGAAGCTCACCGGCCAGGAGTACGTGCCCCGCTACGCCCCGCCCCGCGCGCACTCCACCACTCCCGGCGACGCCCCGGCCTGA
- a CDS encoding TIGR03960 family B12-binding radical SAM protein, which translates to MSVPSTPPRPATANSGDDSSSARLTPRRDLESSVWPRLEPLLPQVTKPIQYVGGELGAVVKDWDAAAVRWALMYPDAYEVGLPNQGVQILYEVLNELPDVLAERTYAVWPDLEKLMRTHGVPQFTVDAHRSVRDFDLFGVSFSTELGYTNLLTAIDLAGIPLLAADRTGADPVIVAGGHAAFNPEPIADFVDAAVLGDGEEAVLEITGIVREWKAEGSPGGRDELLLRLARTESVYVPRFYDVDYLPDGRIQRVVPNRADVPFRVHKRTTMDLDAWPYPKKPLVPLAETVHERYAVEIFRGCTRGCRFCQAGMITRPVRERSITTVGQMVREGLEFSGFHEVGLLSLSSADHSEIGDMCSGLAQQYEGTNVSLSLPSTRVDAFNIDLAQQLSRNGRRTGLTFAPEGGSERIRKVINKMVSKEDLIRTVVTAYTNGWRQVKLYFMCGLPTETDDDVLEIADMAHEVIKAGRAATGSKDIRCTVSIGGFVPKPHTPFQWAPMERPEVIDGRLRMLKQAINADRSLGRAIGFRYHDGEPSLIEGLLSRGDRRVGAVIRKVWENGGRFDGWSEHFSYQRWVDAAAEALPVFGVDLDWYTTRQRDELEVLPWDHLDSGLDKDWLWQDWQDSLSEYEQDDCRWTPCFDCGVCPSMDTEIQIGPTGKKLLPLTPINGLKLPTGAQQ; encoded by the coding sequence ATGAGCGTCCCGTCCACCCCGCCGCGCCCCGCCACGGCCAATTCCGGCGACGACTCCAGCTCGGCGCGTCTGACGCCGCGCCGCGACCTGGAGTCGTCGGTCTGGCCCCGGCTGGAGCCGCTGCTGCCGCAGGTGACCAAGCCCATCCAGTACGTCGGTGGCGAGCTGGGCGCGGTGGTCAAGGACTGGGACGCGGCGGCCGTGCGCTGGGCGCTGATGTACCCCGACGCCTACGAGGTCGGCCTGCCCAACCAGGGCGTGCAGATCCTCTACGAGGTGCTCAACGAGCTGCCCGACGTGCTCGCCGAGCGGACCTACGCGGTCTGGCCGGACCTGGAGAAGCTGATGCGCACGCACGGCGTGCCGCAGTTCACCGTCGACGCGCACCGCTCGGTGCGCGACTTCGACCTCTTCGGTGTCTCCTTCTCCACCGAGCTGGGCTACACCAACCTGCTCACCGCGATCGACCTGGCGGGCATTCCGCTGCTCGCCGCCGACCGCACCGGCGCCGACCCGGTGATCGTGGCCGGCGGCCACGCCGCGTTCAACCCGGAGCCGATCGCCGACTTCGTCGACGCCGCCGTGCTGGGCGACGGCGAGGAGGCGGTCCTGGAGATCACCGGGATCGTGCGGGAGTGGAAGGCCGAGGGGTCCCCGGGCGGACGCGACGAGCTGCTGCTGCGCCTGGCCCGCACCGAGAGCGTCTACGTGCCGCGCTTCTACGACGTGGACTACCTGCCCGACGGCCGCATCCAGCGGGTCGTGCCGAACCGGGCGGACGTGCCGTTCCGGGTGCACAAGCGTACGACGATGGACCTGGACGCCTGGCCGTACCCGAAGAAGCCCCTGGTGCCGCTCGCGGAGACCGTGCACGAGCGGTACGCGGTGGAGATCTTCCGGGGCTGCACCCGGGGCTGCCGGTTCTGCCAGGCCGGCATGATCACCCGTCCGGTGCGCGAGCGTTCCATCACCACCGTCGGGCAGATGGTGCGGGAGGGCCTGGAGTTCTCCGGCTTCCACGAGGTGGGCCTGCTGTCCTTGTCGTCGGCCGACCACTCCGAGATCGGCGACATGTGCTCGGGCCTGGCCCAGCAGTACGAGGGCACCAACGTCTCGCTCTCGCTGCCGTCGACCCGGGTCGACGCGTTCAACATCGACCTCGCGCAGCAGTTGTCCCGCAACGGCCGGCGCACCGGCCTGACCTTCGCCCCGGAGGGCGGGTCGGAGCGGATCCGCAAGGTCATCAACAAGATGGTGTCGAAGGAAGACCTGATCCGCACCGTCGTTACCGCGTACACCAACGGCTGGCGGCAGGTGAAGCTCTACTTCATGTGCGGCCTGCCCACCGAGACCGACGACGACGTCCTCGAGATCGCGGACATGGCCCACGAGGTGATCAAGGCCGGCCGGGCCGCCACCGGCTCGAAGGACATCCGCTGCACGGTCTCCATCGGCGGGTTCGTGCCGAAGCCGCACACCCCGTTCCAATGGGCGCCGATGGAGCGGCCGGAGGTCATCGACGGCCGGCTCAGGATGCTCAAGCAGGCGATCAACGCGGACCGGTCGCTCGGCCGGGCGATCGGCTTCCGCTATCACGACGGCGAGCCGTCGCTGATCGAGGGCCTGCTCAGCCGGGGCGACCGCCGGGTCGGCGCGGTGATCCGCAAGGTCTGGGAGAACGGCGGCCGGTTCGACGGGTGGAGCGAGCACTTCTCCTACCAGCGCTGGGTGGACGCGGCGGCCGAGGCGCTGCCCGTCTTCGGGGTCGACCTCGACTGGTACACCACCCGGCAGCGCGACGAGCTGGAGGTCCTGCCCTGGGACCACCTGGACTCGGGCCTGGACAAGGACTGGCTCTGGCAGGACTGGCAGGATTCGCTCAGCGAGTACGAGCAGGACGACTGCCGGTGGACCCCGTGCTTCGACTGCGGCGTCTGCCCGTCGATGGACACCGAGATCCAGATCGGCCCGACCGGGAAGAAGCTCCTCCCGCTCACCCCGATCAACGGTCTGAAGCTTCCCACCGGCGCCCAGCAGTAG
- a CDS encoding phage holin family protein, whose protein sequence is MSMPTQEAGLGPGHHPHDADEVRGSSIGDLMRQVTTDLSTLMRQEVELAKAEIRQEGKKAGKAAGFFGGAGFGGYMVALFLSLALWAGLSNVMDAGWAALIVAVIWGAIAAVLYSKAKKSAEQIRGLKQTNDSVQRIPDALKPHPQEVTR, encoded by the coding sequence ATGAGCATGCCGACGCAGGAGGCGGGGCTGGGCCCCGGCCACCATCCGCACGACGCGGACGAGGTCAGGGGCAGCTCGATCGGTGACCTGATGCGCCAGGTCACCACCGACCTGTCCACCCTGATGCGGCAGGAGGTCGAGCTGGCCAAGGCCGAGATCCGCCAGGAGGGCAAGAAGGCGGGCAAGGCCGCCGGCTTCTTCGGCGGCGCCGGCTTCGGCGGCTACATGGTGGCCCTCTTCCTCTCGCTGGCCCTCTGGGCCGGGCTGTCCAACGTGATGGACGCCGGCTGGGCGGCGCTGATCGTGGCCGTCATCTGGGGCGCGATCGCCGCGGTCCTCTACTCCAAGGCCAAGAAGAGCGCCGAGCAGATTCGCGGCCTCAAGCAGACCAACGACAGCGTGCAGCGGATTCCCGACGCGCTCAAGCCCCACCCGCAGGAGGTCACCCGATGA
- a CDS encoding DUF3618 domain-containing protein has product MSTDPDQIRREIEATRSNLSSDVDALAYKVSPARIVDDRKQRARNALQNVRDKVMGSASDLGHSTKHGAHVVGDHASSAASTVSDKAHSAASTVSDAAQRAPHVIRQKSEGNPLAAGLIAFGVGWLASSLVPATRREQQVATQVREKAGEHAGAVKEKLGEIASELKEELREPTQYATESVRSTAQDAVHAVKDDTRSAAYDVKDQAQQSREQVRY; this is encoded by the coding sequence ATGAGCACCGATCCGGACCAGATCCGCCGGGAGATCGAAGCCACCCGGAGCAACCTGAGCTCGGACGTGGACGCGCTGGCGTACAAGGTCAGCCCCGCCCGCATCGTCGACGACCGCAAGCAGCGGGCCCGCAACGCACTACAGAATGTGAGGGACAAGGTGATGGGAAGCGCATCCGACCTGGGTCACAGCACCAAGCACGGCGCCCACGTGGTGGGCGACCACGCCTCCTCGGCGGCGTCCACCGTGAGCGACAAGGCGCACTCGGCGGCTTCGACCGTCAGTGACGCCGCACAGCGGGCGCCGCACGTGATCCGGCAGAAGTCCGAGGGCAACCCGCTGGCCGCCGGCCTGATCGCCTTCGGCGTCGGCTGGCTCGCCTCCTCGCTGGTTCCGGCCACCCGCCGCGAGCAGCAGGTGGCGACGCAGGTGAGGGAGAAGGCCGGCGAGCACGCCGGGGCGGTGAAGGAGAAGCTGGGTGAAATCGCCAGCGAACTGAAGGAGGAACTGCGCGAGCCGACGCAGTACGCCACCGAGTCGGTCCGGTCCACCGCCCAGGATGCCGTGCACGCCGTCAAGGACGACACCCGTTCGGCGGCGTACGACGTGAAGGACCAGGCGCAGCAGTCCCGCGAACAGGTGCGGTACTGA
- the rplU gene encoding 50S ribosomal protein L21, whose amino-acid sequence MYAIVKTGGKQYKVAEGDVIEVEKLVGAPGDAVKLTAVLLVDGDDLVTDATKLAKVAVSGEIAAHTKGPKIRIHKFKNKTGYHKRQGHRQPLTQVKVTGISSGK is encoded by the coding sequence ATGTACGCGATCGTCAAGACCGGCGGCAAGCAGTACAAGGTCGCCGAGGGCGACGTGATCGAGGTCGAGAAGCTCGTCGGTGCCCCCGGCGACGCGGTGAAGCTCACCGCGGTGCTCCTCGTCGACGGTGACGACCTGGTGACCGACGCGACGAAGCTTGCCAAGGTCGCGGTGTCCGGCGAGATCGCCGCGCACACCAAGGGCCCGAAGATTCGGATCCACAAGTTCAAGAACAAGACTGGCTACCACAAGCGCCAGGGTCACCGCCAGCCGTTGACCCAGGTCAAGGTGACCGGCATCTCCAGCGGGAAGTAG
- a CDS encoding DUF4383 domain-containing protein — translation MARNARGGPPGPKPRVQLAAVAAAVVFVLIGVLGFIPGITTGYGDMTFAGHHSEARLLGLFQVSILHNALHLGFGLAGLLLARSVAGARIFLAGGGALYLGLWLYGFVINRESAANFIPVNDADNYLHLALGFGMLVFGLLLSNQVGTGTRPDAPFDRP, via the coding sequence ATGGCACGGAACGCACGCGGCGGCCCACCGGGCCCGAAGCCGAGGGTGCAGCTCGCCGCCGTGGCCGCGGCCGTAGTCTTCGTCCTGATCGGGGTGCTCGGATTCATTCCTGGCATCACCACCGGCTACGGCGACATGACGTTCGCCGGCCACCACTCCGAGGCCCGGCTGCTCGGCCTGTTCCAGGTGTCGATCCTGCACAACGCGCTGCACCTGGGCTTCGGGCTGGCCGGACTGCTACTGGCCCGCAGCGTCGCCGGCGCCCGGATCTTCCTCGCCGGCGGCGGCGCCCTCTACCTCGGCCTGTGGCTGTACGGCTTCGTGATCAACCGGGAGAGCGCGGCCAACTTCATCCCGGTCAACGACGCCGACAACTATCTGCACCTGGCCCTCGGCTTCGGCATGCTCGTCTTCGGGCTGCTGCTCTCCAACCAGGTGGGCACGGGCACCCGGCCGGATGCCCCCTTCGACCGTCCCTGA
- a CDS encoding cytochrome P450 — protein sequence MTTIPTERSPDSSVAFLRDGYRFIGRRCDRHGTDIFQARLLLEPTICLRGRPAAELFYAPERFVRAGAMPKRAQRTLTGRGGVQGLDGADHADRKAMFMSLMTPTAVRHLGQLFDDEWRARVPAWESGGPVVLYDEVARMLTRAVCAWAGVPLANSEVDRRTAELHAMIEGTATLGPAHWRGRWGRRRAERWIGHIIDRERVGTLPAPAGSALRVIAEHRDARGRLLPRRIAAVELLNVLRPTVAVDRFVVFAALALHDHPAWRQRVRESDEATENFVQEVRRYYPFFPVAAARVRRSFDWQGYHFPRGRRVLLDLYGTNHHRTLWPEPERFRPERFTGWRGDPFALVPQGGGEHLTGHRCAGEWITIELMKRAVTNLTTTMRYDVPPQDLALSLRRMPALPPSGFLITNIRRTA from the coding sequence ATGACGACCATCCCGACGGAACGCAGCCCGGACAGTTCGGTGGCGTTCCTGCGCGACGGCTACCGCTTCATCGGCCGGCGTTGCGACCGTCACGGCACCGACATCTTCCAGGCCCGGCTGCTGCTGGAGCCCACCATCTGCCTGCGCGGCCGGCCTGCGGCGGAGCTCTTCTACGCCCCCGAGCGCTTCGTCCGGGCGGGCGCGATGCCGAAGCGGGCGCAGCGCACCCTCACCGGCCGCGGCGGCGTGCAGGGCCTCGACGGCGCGGACCACGCCGACCGCAAGGCCATGTTCATGTCGCTCATGACGCCGACCGCGGTCCGGCACCTCGGGCAGCTCTTCGACGACGAGTGGCGGGCCCGGGTCCCGGCCTGGGAGTCGGGCGGGCCGGTGGTGCTGTACGACGAGGTCGCCCGGATGCTGACCCGCGCGGTCTGTGCGTGGGCCGGCGTACCGCTGGCGAACTCCGAGGTGGACCGGCGCACCGCCGAGTTGCACGCGATGATCGAGGGGACGGCGACGCTCGGCCCCGCACACTGGCGTGGCCGGTGGGGCCGCCGCCGGGCTGAACGCTGGATCGGGCACATCATCGACCGGGAGCGCGTCGGCACGCTCCCGGCCCCCGCCGGCAGTGCGCTGCGGGTGATAGCCGAGCACCGGGACGCCCGCGGGCGGCTGCTCCCCCGCCGGATCGCGGCCGTCGAGCTGCTCAACGTGCTACGCCCCACGGTCGCCGTCGACCGCTTCGTCGTCTTCGCCGCGCTGGCCCTGCACGACCACCCGGCCTGGCGGCAGCGGGTCCGCGAGAGCGACGAGGCCACCGAGAACTTCGTGCAGGAGGTACGCCGCTACTACCCGTTCTTCCCGGTGGCTGCCGCCCGGGTCCGCCGCTCGTTCGACTGGCAGGGCTACCACTTCCCACGCGGCCGGCGGGTGCTACTCGACCTGTACGGCACCAACCACCACCGGACGCTCTGGCCGGAACCGGAGCGGTTCCGGCCAGAGCGCTTCACCGGTTGGCGGGGCGACCCGTTCGCCCTCGTCCCCCAGGGCGGCGGCGAGCACCTGACCGGTCACCGCTGCGCCGGCGAGTGGATCACGATCGAGCTGATGAAGCGGGCGGTGACGAACCTGACCACGACGATGCGGTACGACGTACCGCCGCAGGACCTGGCGCTAAGCCTGCGCCGAATGCCGGCGCTGCCGCCGAGCGGGTTCCTGATCACCAACATCCGCCGCACGGCCTGA